Genomic segment of Primulina tabacum isolate GXHZ01 chromosome 11, ASM2559414v2, whole genome shotgun sequence:
AGATTTTTAGTTATCTGAGGAACATGTAGAAGATTTTGCAAAATGAATGATCGAGAAGAGGAACGAAAATTCGAGTGTCCTACATGAGAGATAGACAAACCTTCTCCATTGCCAATATGAACATTACTAGTACCAGAGTAATCTGAGGCAAGTGATAAATTGGCTAAATCAGACGTAACATGATGAGAAGCCCCTGAATCAGGATACCACCATTCCTCCATATGTGGTTCAGTTTGTGAACATGCAACAGCAGCAACAGGGGATTGTGATGAAGTAGTATGCGAACGTGGTGTCAAAGAAGAAGAGTTTCCACGTGAGCGTTGAAGAGGAACAAAATCTGTATCAAATTGATAGTAGCACTTCTCAGCAATATGATCAGAAACACCACATATTTGACATACTGGACGTCCAGAATTGTTGTTCCAATTACGACGACCTCCACGAAAATTCCTTCCACGACCCCGTCTTAAAAACGAAGAACTAGAATTTGGGTTCCGAGAATAGGACTTTGATGGTGGACGAAATGTAGTGACATTCACAGAAGGAGTATAAGAATCAATCCTTGCCTCATGTGCTAATAATAGAACAGCAACATCAGATAAATGAAGAGAGTCAACTCTAGAAGTAACGTGAATAACAATGGAATCATACTCAAGCCCAATGCCGCCAAGCACATGAAGGATCTGATCATCTTCAGAAAGAGGATGACCACAAGCGGCAAGAGTGTCAATGAGATTCTTCATTTTCCCCAAATAGTTCTTCATAGAGAGATTGCCTTTCTTTAATGTCTGGAGTTGCAATTTATATTGCATTACCTTAGCTTTGGAACGAGAAGCAAACAAACATGAAACCCGAGACCAAAGCTGGCTTGAAGTGAGACACCCAATCATTTGTCCCTGGACTTCTTCAGTCATAGAAGCCAAGAGAAAGGAAAATAAGAGCTGATCCTGCCGACACCAAGACATAAAGGTAGGATTGAGAATGTCAGCTCCTGTGTCGTCTTGAATAACTTGGGAAGGGACGGGTGggttatcaagaataaaaagaTCAAGACCCAACCCACGGATTCCAGCCAAAACTTGAAGATTCCATGAAAGGAAATTATCGGCACTAAGCTTGACGGAATTGATTTGGTTGGCTGGATTCACAATCACAATTGTTGAGCCACCACTACTGTGTATTGAAGGTGAAATGGCTTCCGCcatattgctctgataccaagttAAAATTTAAAGATGAAGATAAAAATGGAAAATCAATTGCATTATGAAGATGAACAACGATATTCCAAGTCCTGAATTACAATCAAGTCTTCCCTTCATTTATATACTACCGTGGCTAATTGCTAACTAACTAGTGGAAACCAGAGTAACTAACTAATATTCCTCCATAAAGGATAAACTCTATCGACTTGGTTCTTCTCGATTCTTCTTGGATTTGGACTGGATCATCATGGGCTAGctgaaatagatttttcaagatttgggCTTTGTGCTAATTGGGCTTCAACCTTATCTTATTCCATCGTATCAAACAATGACAAGAATGTATTGGTATCAAATTCTTAGATGAACTTGATACATACAAtttatgtaaataattttagtggTGTAGCTGAACGCGATTTAGCTGACTAACATGATTTATATATTAATACGTTAATATTGATATACGttaatatgatatttatgtAGTGTGGTGTGGTGTGGGTGCATGTCAAaataaagagtaggtctcttgtgagacggtctcacgaattttatctgtgagacgggtcaaccctaccgatatttatgatacaaaataatactcttagcgtaaaaagtaatatttttttcatgaatgacccaaataagatatccgtctcacaaaatacgacccgtgagatcgtcttacacaagtttttgcccaaaataaaatatttttatgaaaactttATGTTGCTATGGTGAGTGACTCTACAATAGCAATCTCATTCCTCAGGTATAAATTTAGTTCGCAATGGTTGCCATTGAACACTTTCGAATTACCCAATTAAGCcatttgaatttttgtttggGCAATGTCATGGTATATGTCTTAGTCACATTTTCTTATTATAATCATGTTAAAATCACATTTTGTAGTCAACGTTGTACTGATTATACGTAATAGGTTCCTAAAATTGCTGCAATTTTAGTTTTGCTAATTCCAAGTATAAGCTTACACAGTCAATTAAGTAATGTACCAAACAAAGTTCTTTGACATCCTTGGTTTGATGCATCATTGTTATGAGAGGTGGCGAAAATTAATAGCACGAAACAAGCAAAATTTGTTCTTCCCCATCTCAGCTAAGAAACTAAAAATATGTTACAAGCAGTGGAAAAATCTTGACTGATTTGTAACATTATGGCTATATATTTTGAAACTTGGATTAGGAAGCCAGATATTAGAAATGTTTGAGATGATGATAGGGATCAGGTCCTTCAGGACTCACTCTTTCAGGCCATTTGCTGGAGCTTTGATTCATCTCTTTGGTTCCAAATCGAGCCTCCAGGGACCGTCTTGCCAGTGTTATAGGCTTCACAGGGCGAGCTACAATAACTGCAGATGAGAACAAGAGCCAAGTTATAAGGCACATTATGTAGTGCTTGAAGCCAGACATCGTAATTTGTCTTAGCGATCTTTCATAGCTGATTAATAGATAGCGGACCCTTTATATATTGTTTCTCGAGTGCATTTGTTCTTATCTTGTCTAGGCCGAATGAGATTCAAAAGCCACATTCATGTCATTTTTGTTGAGGCGTCGACTTCAGTTGCTGTCGTTGAAAGAAAACAAAGCCCACatgcattctgttagaaatTCACTGGTTTAACTTTTCATGCTCATGGATAAAACAAAGTCTACACAAGATATACGTTTTCAAATGGATATTGCTGATACAGAAACAGAAATTCAATGGACAGAAGGCAAATACTTTATTAACTTTGGAGTGTGATCGTTGATTTGGTCTTCGGTTGGCAGATTCGATTATTGGTTTTATTGACAATGCCTACCTTGATGGGATGGGATGTTACTCCGATCCCTCTAAATGCGCAGAAAGATTCCTCATGATCACAAGTTCCACGTTACTTCAGCCAGAGAGAAATGCGGAAGGTAGGAGCAACGAAGAAGAAGATGATATATTAGAAAGAATAACGTACGAGATTCAtgtatttaatttgtttttgagTTTTTATCTTTTGGATGGCTAGTCACCAAAAGGCTATACTACAGAAGATCACAACGCAAGCTCGCCCTTGGGATTCCAGTGACAAAATAAatctaatatttaaatgataaGCCAAATATTTGATTGAAGACTTTTCTTGTTTTGTATaccaaaatcaaattaaatttcATTTCCATCTGTTGTAATAAGCTTTTCATCCAAGTAAAGAAAGTAAATGCATGCGTATACCTCATGAGAAGCTTTGGGTTACTTTACATTCCCATGAATGAATGAGTCGCGGGCAAACGCAATTATGTATTGACAACTCAACAGTAAGAGCTTCAAGGAAGCTTAACATTGTCGAAAGAAAACTGTGAAGGACAATGATTTATTCATATGCATGTTCCAGCCATTAATTCCACCAAATTGTGCGACATTCATAGTGTTTTTATCTGATTCAATCTTTTCATCAAATTAGATATGATGATAGGGGGCCCATTTATCTTTTCTTAATGCTGACCAAGTCCGGATGTGCAGCGTCATGCATGTCGACCcctctttttattattttcttatCTAGTTCTGCACTACTTGTGGACTTTCTTGAACGTTGAAGAAGATGATCAACGTATCTAGGCACCGATAATACTTAGTTAAAAGTTTATGTCATACCCCGAGATCGGGATTAGTCGACACCGATATTGTTTAGCAATCACACAATCAAAAACAACAAGCATCGTAGTACaatataaaccaaaaccagtttatatcataattttcaaagAAATATATTTGTCTTTACAACGAAATAACTGAAAAACGACAAAATTAATGCGGAAACATtacaacttaaattaaatttaaacttaaactGCAAAGCTCGAAAAttatcagccccaaaactggtacGACTTTTCTTCTTCGAGCTGTTTCTCGGGCTTATCTGAGAAATgaagagtaaggggtgagtgatatggtcgtcacttaGCAAGTGGAGCAATTCGAGCACAACATGTGATCAAACAGTAAATCTTCACGTTGATATGGGATATAGTGAttgttaattgtcccacatcggttggataaataacctgggagttgtatatatgggcttggacaatcctccccccttgagctagcttttggggttgagttaggtccaagttccaatcttaacatggtatcagagcccgggttccaccgttatgtgttggactgcttATAATTAGGCCACCCGTTCTGCCtataattgggtcatttgtaaactccacgctccagatgttcattccgaggggtgtgttaattgtcccacatcggttggataaataacctgggagttgtatatatgggcttggacaatcctccccccttgagctagcttttggggttgagttaagtccaagttccaatcttaacatggtatcagagcccgggttccaccgttatgtgttggactgcctaTAATTAGGCCACCCGTTCTGCCtataattgggtcatttgtaaactccacgctccagatgttcattccgaggggtgtgttaattgtcccacatcggttggataaataacctgggagttgtatatatgggcttggacaatcctccctccttgagctagcttttggggttgagttaggtccaagttccatTCTTAACAGTGATATCGCCAATCATGCTGATGGTCATTCACCCAATGCCTTTTGTGACGAATATTTTGATCGTACTTTTATCGCTGATGAGGGTACACTAATATCTCATCTATCAAATATTGAAGAAATTGATGTTGCTGGAGTGGACTTAAGTCCAATTAATTTGCCTAATAAACAAATGACAGAAGATTTAGTAGGTGTTGCTAGAGTGGAATTAAGTCCAATTAATTTGTCCGATGAACAAATGACAAAAGAGCAGGTGGTGCTAGAGTGGACTTAACTAAAATTATTGGTGATCATAGTAATGTTAGTTATTCTCACATATGGATCAACTCTCACTCTCCGACATGAATTTGACAGCAAAGAGGAAGTGAAGGAATGAGCTGTTAAAGATCGCAAAAGCTGCATGTTTTGACATTCATGTTTTGAAATCTACAAAAACTCTTTATGAAGTTCAACGTGTGATCAATACATGCAGTAATTGGAGAGTCAGAGCTTGGAAAATgaatgattcaactcattttcgTATCAAAACTTATTGCGATATGCACACACGCGACCTTGTTGATAGAAGACTGTTGTTGCCAAACATGTTATTGGAGAATTAAGATTAATACGTGCATCAGTAACCTCACTAAGCGATGaagctttttttttaaaaaaattcatttatttGATTTCCATCGACACATGCGAGGTAGCATAATTTTATCTCCCTCTTTCTTCGTTGCAAAAACTTCTTGAATCCCTGGAATGCATTTATATGCAAGTATCTACAATaacaatgcataaaaatatcaattaacatcataaatgattcatatttaaaaaaataataatattgatcaTATTTATTTACCTGAGGAGGTTGGATGAAATCAGTCATATTGAAGGTGGCATtctttatgtatttttttttgttggagCCTCAATCAATAGTTTTtctactatttttttaaaaatatcaagaGCTCCTCTAGAAACTTTGTAGTTTTAAATTTTAGTGGTTGAATATGtaagtaaatatttttttttaatttatttaacaaGAGATATTTTGTAATTTAATAGGTGAAGATTATTTTTTGAAAGTCATATGAGACCAGACGGTGAGAAAAGGAGGAGTCATACTCATGGAAATCTGATCTTATCCTGACCCAATTAAACCGAACCGGTGACAGACAACACAAATTCACGCCCTAGAACCACACTTGcaaaaaatcaaaattgttCCATTGGTAGACATGGCGGGGCTCGTGGGAATTTCGTCCACCACTGCAATCTTGGCCTCTAGGCCACACTTTTCTGACTCCTCCAAGTCTTCATGTTTCTATCTTCCCACAGCACGAGGTACTGAAAAAAAAAACCTGTTCTTTATATTCTTGGAATTTGGTGCTTAAGCGATAATGTTGCTGTTTAAAGTTATAATGGGTCTGGTAAAATTGTTACATCCGTGGATTGTGGTGCTTAAAAGTTCAAAGATTGCAAATTTTTAGATGATAGAGAGCAATATTTGTTTTGATTTGTGAAAAGGTATTTTAAAGTTCATTGCTTTTTGTTAATTTGTTGCAGGGCTGAGTTATGGGAAGAAGTTTTGTGGTGGGATTAGTACTCCCTTCAAGAAAGGGCGCTCTCCATTTCATGTCTCGATTTCTAATGTTGCCACTGCGACTAGTCCTGATCAAGATCaagtaaaaaaatttgttttgtttttattttttccccATTAATTGAACACAAACGTGAAGTACTTAATTCCATTTTGCTGATAAGGGCAATGGGCTACAAACCTGGAAATGTTGCCTTTATTGACAATAAGGCTATGATTGAGTTGATGAACTGTAATGGTGGTGATTGAGAGTTGAAAAAGTTCATAATGTCATGTCAATTAAGATAGTTGTAGATCATATGTGCCTGCAGTACTTCAATCTTAAAGTAATACTTTGTTCAGTTCTTCTTATGAATACTTGAAGTTAACAAGTTTAATGTGTATAAAGTTGTTCTGCTGTTTGAATTTCTGGTGCAGAAACTTGCTGCTTCAAAGGAGAGCCAGAGACCAGTTTATCCATTTGCAGCTATAGTTGGACAAGAAGAGATGAAACTATGCCTTCTGTTGAATGTGATCGATCCAAAGATAGGAGGTGTGATGATAATGGGTGACAGAGGAACAGGAAAGTCCACAACTGTCAGGTCTTTGGTGGATTTGCTTCCTGAGATTAACGTCATTGCTGGTGATGCATTTAATTCAGACCCAGAGGACCCAGAAGTGCAGGGCCCTGAAGCAAGAGAGAAGAGTTTGCGAGGTGAACAACTCCCTGTTGTGTCGGTCAAAATCAACATGGTTGATTTGCCATTGGGTGCTACAGAAGACAGAGTTTGTGGTACTATTGACATTGAAAAGGCTCTTACTGAAGGTGTGAAGGCATTTGAGCCTGGCCTTCTTGCCAAAGCAAACAGAGGAATTCTCTATGTGGACGAGGTTAATCTTTTGGATGACCATTTAGTAGACGTTCTACTCGATTCTGCTGCCTCGGGTTGGAATACCGTGGAAAGGGAAGGAATCTCAATTTCACACCCTGCCAGGTTTATACTCATTGGCTCTGGGAATCCTGAAGAAGGAGAACTGAGGCCACAGCTTCTTGATCGATTTGGGATGCATGCGCAAGTTGGGACTGTGAAGGATGCTGAACTCAGGGTGAAAATCGTTGAGGAAAGAGCACGTTTTGATAGAAATCCTAAAGAATTTCGTGAGACTTACAATGCAGAACAAGAAAAGCTCCAGCAACAAATTTATTCCGCTAGGGAATCCCTGTCGTCTGTAAAAATAGATCACGAAGATAGAGTTAAAATTTCCAAGGTCTGTTCTGAGCTGAATGTTGATGGATTGAGAGGTGACATTGTGACTAACCGGGCAGCAAGAGCCTTGGCTGCTCTCAAAGGACGAGATAAAGTAACTGCGGAGGATATTGCAACTGTCATTCCCAACTGCTTGAGACATCGTCTTAGGAAGGATCCTTTGGAGTCAATTGACTCGGGCTTGCTTGTGATTGAGAAATTTTACGAGATTTTTAGCTGAGGCGGGAAAATTACCTCATTTCTCTCAGTTTTGTTTCGAGATTTTAGTACTATTATTATGTTGAGAAAGTGTaagaaaatgaagatagctGGTGTTTGATGTACTCGGTGCTTCAATCTTGCTCATGTCGCAAGCTGCTCATTTATACTTCAGACATTTTTTGCTGGTTTACTCTGGGTTTACTAGTTTGTACAGGTAAAAATGTCAGCAATGTCTGTGGTTTACCACCACCCCAGATCCCAGGAGCTAATACAAGAACACCTACTTGATCTACAAGAGTAACTTTGGGTAACATCTTATCTGCCCTGAGTTGTGTTACGAAATGATTTCAAGTATATATAGTAAATACAGATCAAGATAAATCTCTGGTGTGCCAATACTGAAGTGTCTGCGCGTAATTGACATTATTTGAATTGGTTTGATGGCCCAAGGATACTATCATTTTTTTCCCTTGAGCATGCAACCATGAATAATTCAAAGGAACACAgacttgaattttgaatttcacCACCTGGTTCTAAATCTGAAGCTCAAGCTGAGACCCATCATCTTCCTTTAACCTTCGACAGAAATGGGGCTGAAAAATCATGGAAAAATAATGAGGTCATGTGTATGATGATGGCATATAAATACCATTTAAAACAGAGTTACACTACTGATTTTAATCAATCAACTATGAAAAATTGCACACTCGTGAGAAAAAAATACAACACTTCATATACATTTTCGGCCAAAGCAAGAAAATTCTCGGCCTGATACCCCAGGTATGAGGTATCGGAAAAGTCCAATTTCCATACCTTTCGTGTTCCAACACTTCGAGCAGACTAGCAAGTTTACAGTGGTCTTCTGTTTTATGCAAGTTTTAAGCTTATCGTATGTTTTATAAAACATGAAATTATGGAAATTTTAAAGTgagatatattttaaaattgaaagttAAAGCCAAACGGTGGGGAGAATATTAATCATAATTCTAATCCTTAATTATATTAAGTAGAAGTTCAATAAAACTTTGGAATTTAGATTTGAGGTCTAGAGAATATTTTCGGGCGAATTAAAATGGCAACTAATAACTTCTTTCTGAAGGTATAAGAAGCCAAGACTTGGGATTTTGAGCAATTTTGTTCTTGTTACATGATTTTAACAATAGATGATCGGGCCACATGTCCTCGATTTCTCTTTGTTGTCACATATGTGAAGGTGAATTTAGTCAATGATTGCCCGGTGACAAAGCAGCTGGACTCGGCACAATCATCCAAGTGAGTGCACACTAGACATTGTTGTAAATACCATCATACTCTAGTGTTGAGCAATTGATCCCAAATGGATTAAGTTGTATGCAATAAAGGGAGATGGATACATGCTTGAAATGATAATATGAGAATCCTGAGGGatttctattttcagatcttcTTTGTTATTTCTTGAAAAACAATACGTAGCTTGTTTGTTAGTAGAAATATGATAAACTTGGGCCTGAATTTCTGTGAGCACATTTTATATATAACAAGTACATTTAGTTATTTATTAACACTTATTTATGGATACACAACTACATCACTATTGACCCAGCACGGAGAGAAACTGAGAAACACCATCACGCACGAATTTGAACCAGAGCAACCATTTACTTACACACAATACATCCAAGATTTAAAACTTCCATCCCAGTGACTGATCTTATTGGCGAACTGTATCGTAAGATTTGATATCTTCTACTTCAAGTTCATGTATGTCGAACAACAGAGCCAGCTTCTGATTTGACCGTACTAGAATTCTGTCGAATATTCCTGTGAATCGACGAAGC
This window contains:
- the LOC142517842 gene encoding magnesium-chelatase subunit ChlI, chloroplastic-like, which translates into the protein MAGLVGISSTTAILASRPHFSDSSKSSCFYLPTARGLSYGKKFCGGISTPFKKGRSPFHVSISNVATATSPDQDQKLAASKESQRPVYPFAAIVGQEEMKLCLLLNVIDPKIGGVMIMGDRGTGKSTTVRSLVDLLPEINVIAGDAFNSDPEDPEVQGPEAREKSLRGEQLPVVSVKINMVDLPLGATEDRVCGTIDIEKALTEGVKAFEPGLLAKANRGILYVDEVNLLDDHLVDVLLDSAASGWNTVEREGISISHPARFILIGSGNPEEGELRPQLLDRFGMHAQVGTVKDAELRVKIVEERARFDRNPKEFRETYNAEQEKLQQQIYSARESLSSVKIDHEDRVKISKVCSELNVDGLRGDIVTNRAARALAALKGRDKVTAEDIATVIPNCLRHRLRKDPLESIDSGLLVIEKFYEIFS